One Paracidovorax avenae ATCC 19860 genomic region harbors:
- a CDS encoding S-layer protein, producing the protein MHTSTLRARRPVRHSLAASSLLLLLLSACGGSGGSSDAFEKGRWTTGDLHTHTVQSDDSRTTQTLDFLLGKAFTSYGLDWMAVTNHLRSSKYDNAANLLPAPRAFAYGMESYEMPRIQALQDAGNYKGKLIYSAFEWDMPTHDHIGVGIFEGASGNWKTSASAAKEFQYLFTTGAESLFDPADVARWKARYPQRYNQTGDDAIKAIAWLKEKYPDNSYALINHPSRNPNKYTIADFRQMNDLAPRIVFAIEGMVGNQLEPDRGGYTSAYIDANKPNRTYGGTDYIVAQLGGVWDALLGEGRRIWNIADSDSHFEIDSNNNSSGYYPGEYAKTYVWQSAKAEGHIDGLIDSLRAGRSFGVFGDLINALDFNVSGAAGRATMGQEIQAAAGERVTVRIRFKSPPVNNYQRPVASGNPGNMTPRVDHVDLIVGDVGAKAQPGTDAYRQATNPSTRVLRRFTAADWTTDEEGYNVVEFPMTVTKNQYLRLRGTNLGENVAGLTSGGEPLADQPVTTTDPATRHDQINDRNYGNLWFYSNPVFVSLR; encoded by the coding sequence ATGCACACTTCCACGCTCCGCGCACGCCGGCCCGTGCGCCATTCCCTGGCGGCCTCCTCCTTGCTGCTTCTTCTCCTGAGCGCCTGCGGCGGCTCCGGCGGCTCGTCCGACGCCTTCGAGAAGGGCCGCTGGACCACCGGCGACCTGCACACGCACACGGTGCAATCCGACGACTCGCGTACCACGCAGACCCTGGACTTCCTGCTCGGCAAGGCCTTCACGAGCTACGGCCTGGACTGGATGGCCGTGACCAACCACCTGCGCTCGTCCAAGTACGACAACGCGGCCAACCTGCTGCCCGCGCCCAGGGCCTTCGCCTACGGCATGGAAAGCTACGAGATGCCGCGCATCCAGGCGCTGCAGGACGCCGGCAACTACAAGGGCAAGCTGATCTATTCGGCCTTCGAGTGGGACATGCCCACTCACGACCACATCGGCGTCGGCATCTTCGAAGGAGCCAGCGGCAACTGGAAGACCTCCGCCAGCGCGGCCAAGGAATTCCAATACCTCTTCACCACCGGCGCCGAGTCGCTGTTCGACCCGGCCGACGTGGCCCGCTGGAAGGCCCGGTACCCGCAGCGCTACAACCAGACCGGCGACGACGCGATCAAGGCCATCGCGTGGCTGAAGGAAAAGTATCCCGACAACAGCTACGCGCTGATCAACCACCCCTCGCGCAACCCCAACAAGTACACCATCGCCGACTTCCGCCAGATGAACGACCTGGCGCCCAGGATCGTGTTCGCCATCGAAGGCATGGTGGGCAACCAGCTCGAACCCGACCGCGGCGGCTACACCTCGGCCTACATCGACGCCAACAAACCCAACCGCACCTACGGCGGCACCGACTACATCGTGGCGCAGCTGGGCGGCGTGTGGGACGCGCTGCTGGGCGAAGGCCGCCGCATCTGGAACATCGCCGACTCCGACTCGCACTTCGAGATCGACTCCAACAACAACAGCAGCGGCTACTACCCCGGCGAATACGCCAAGACCTACGTCTGGCAGAGCGCCAAGGCGGAAGGCCACATCGACGGGCTGATCGACAGCCTGCGCGCGGGCCGCAGCTTCGGCGTGTTCGGCGACCTGATCAACGCCCTGGACTTCAACGTGTCCGGCGCGGCCGGCCGGGCCACCATGGGCCAGGAGATCCAGGCTGCCGCCGGTGAACGCGTGACGGTGCGCATCCGCTTCAAGAGCCCGCCGGTCAACAACTACCAGCGCCCGGTGGCGAGCGGCAATCCGGGCAACATGACGCCCAGGGTGGACCATGTGGATCTCATCGTGGGCGACGTGGGTGCGAAGGCACAGCCCGGCACCGACGCCTACCGGCAGGCCACCAACCCGAGCACCCGCGTGCTGCGCCGCTTCACCGCCGCGGACTGGACCACCGACGAGGAAGGCTACAACGTGGTGGAGTTCCCGATGACCGTCACGAAGAACCAGTACCTGCGCCTGCGCGGGACCAACCTCGGCGAGAACGTGGCCGGCCTCACGTCCGGGGGTGAGCCGCTGGCGGACCAGCCGGTCACCACGACCGATCCTGCCACCCGCCACGACCAGATCAACGACCGCAACTACGGCAACCTCTGGTTCTATTCGAACCCGGTCTTCGTGTCGCTGCGCTAG